Proteins encoded by one window of Glycine soja cultivar W05 chromosome 15, ASM419377v2, whole genome shotgun sequence:
- the LOC114386579 gene encoding polygalacturonase inhibitor-like: MLLMLGLCFLLFSAFPLAFSERCHPQDKKALLQLQKDLGNPYHIISWNAKEDCCEWFCCVKCDEKTNRVISVALSSPFPDTNLSAQIPPSVGDLPYLESLVFHKFPKLVGPIQPAIAKLTKLKYLDLSNNNLSGPIPDFFAQLKNLDDIDLSFNNLSGPIPSSLGKLPKLAYLDLSRNKLTGSIPASFGSFQKPGPAIMLSKNQLSGRLPASLANLDSDRIDLSRNKLEGDASMLFGSNKRTWSLDLSRNNFAFDLSRVEIPHKTLARLDLNHNKIYGSLPVGLTKVEHFQLFDVSYNQLCGLIPKGGELQKIDKSLYSHNKCLCGSPLSPCNHKQMTV, translated from the coding sequence ATGTTGTTGATGTTGGGACTATGCTTCCTATTGTTCTCTGCATTTCCACTTGCGTTCTCTGAGAGATGCCACCCACAAGACAAGAAAGCGTTGCTCCAACTCCAGAAGGACCTCGGCAACCCTTATCACATCATATCCTGGAACGCAAAGGAGGATTGCTGCGAGTGGTTCTGCTGCGTTAAGTGTGACGAGAAAACAAACCGCGTCATTAGCGTTGCCTTATCATCCCCTTTTCCAGACACCAATCTCTCGGCCCAAATACCTCCCTCTGTGGGTGACCTCCCTTACCTCGAGTCCCTCGTCTTCCACAAATTCCCCAAACTCGTGGGCCCAATCCAGCCCGCAATCGCCAAACTCACCAAACTCAAGTACCTTGATCTCTCCAACAACAATCTCTCTGGCCCAATACCCGATTTTTTCGCGCAACTCAAGAACCTCGACGATATCGACCTTTCCTTTAACAACCTCTCCGGCCCCATACCAAGCTCGCTTGGTAAACTGCCTAAACTCGCGTATCTAGATTTGAGCCGCAACAAGCTCACGGGCTCAATTCCGGCCTCATTtggatccttccaaaagcccgGGCCGGCTATTATGCTCTCTAAAAACCAGCTTTCAGGGCGCCTTCCTGCTTCTTTGGCCAACTTAGACTCGGACAGGATAGACTTGTCAAGGAACAAGCTCGAAGGCGATGCCTCCATGCTTTTCGGGAGCAATAAAAGGACGTGGTCTCTTGACCTTTCAAGGAACAATTTCGCGTTTGATCTATCTCGCGTGGAGATTCCCCACAAGACCCTGGCAAGGTTGGATCTCAACCACAATAAGATTTATGGGAGCCTTCCTGTGGGGTTGACCAAAGTCGAACATTTTCAGCTATTCGACGTCAGCTATAATCAGTTATGCGGTCTCATACCGAAGGGTGGAGAATTGCAAAAGATCGATAAGTCTTTGTACTCTCACAACAAGTGTTTGTGTGGCTCTCCACTATCACCTTGCAACCATAAGCAGATGACTGTCTAA